The window AACTAACTATATTCGAGTTCCGTTTACCTCGAATATTCATGGCATTACTCGTTGGTTTGGGAATTTCTATATCAGGGGCTATTTTGCAAGGAATTTCTGGAAACCCACTTGCCGATCCTGGTATTCTAGGGATCAATGCCGGTGCAGGCTTTACAGTTGTGCTTTATATGTTCTTTTTCCAAGGGACTGTATTTATAACAGGTTGGCTGTCTATTTTCATCATGCCCTTCACTGCACTAATCGGTGGGTTTATTGCTGCGTTCCTAATTTACATTCTTTCCTGGAAAAATGGCAGAGTAACCCCAGTTCGGCTAATACTTGTCGGAATTGGTATTAATGCTGCATTTGGAGCAGGACTGACCATTTTTCAAATGAAGATGGAGCCTATTAACTTTATGAAAGCTATTGTTTGGCTATCTGGAAGTATTTGGGGGACAAATTGGACATTCGTGTGGACAATTGCTCTTTGGTTAGTTGTCCTAATTCCGATTGTTCTTTATAAATCTCGAGTATTAGATGTATTAAAGCTAGGTGATTCCATCGCTATAGGCGTCGGTGCCAATATTGAAAAAGAAAGGCGCTTCCTGCTTTTCATCTCCGTTGCTATAGCAGGTGTTTGTGTATCAGTTGGAGGAGGAATTACTTTTCTCGGTTTGATCGCCCCGCATATAGCTCGACGTTTGGTAGGTGCTTCCCATGTCAAATCATTACCTCTTTCAGCTTTGTTAGGAGCATTGTTATTATTACTTGCTGATACACTTGGTCGTGTCATTTTAGCACCGATGGAATTACCAGTTGGAATCGTTATCTCTGTTCTTGGTGCACCTTATTTTATTTACTTGCTCATAAAAACTACTTGAATTTAATTTCATTAAAGTATACTAAATAGTGAAATCAGACCAATGTTGATTTTTGCTTCAGGGGGACGCTTTCCGTGGGCACGGCTTCAATCAACGGAATCGACTTTTAAAAAAGCTAATAAAAATTGTGATATCTCACGTAAACATTCGTATTTTTAATTGAAACAAGTAATTATGAAATTGAATATAGCTAATTTCGAATAGTGGATCTAAAAAATCCAGATCAGCAAATAATTGCTGGTCTGGATTTTTGGTTTAATTGATTACTTTAATTTTTACTTCTTTGACTCCCCAAGCAATTGCATTTTCATATGAAGGGATGAATACATCAATTTTATTTCCTTTAATAGCTCCCCCAGTGTCACCAGCTATAGCTTCACCATAGCCTTCTACCCACACTTTTGTGCCTAGTGGAATTATACGTGGATCTACGGCAATTACTTTTTGATCGGGATTTGCTCGCAAATCAATTCCGTATGCCGTTGTTCCCGAACACCCCTCACAATAGGCTGTATAGGCTGTAGCGGTAACAATCATCTCTTCTCCGGAACTTGCCGGCTCTACAATAGAAGATGACACGGTCACTTTTGATTCTTCGGACACGTTAGTAGGTGGGGAACTTCTAGCTACAGTTGATGCAGCTGCCACCTTATTAACAGTCTCTGGGAATCTCTCCTCGCTAACATTTAATACATCACCAGGGAAGATTAAATCACCCTCAATATTATTCCATTCCAGCAGCGATTCCAATGAAATGCTGTGCTCAAGGGCAATCCGAAATAGATTATCACCCTTTTCCACCGTGTATGTCAAAGGCTCAAAAAGAAAATCATAGGCTAGTTCAAGATTTAATGCATCATCGAAAAGAATAAAATCCGTCTCGCTATCTGACGTATATATCTCATATCCTTCTCCACCGCTCGTGGCGGCTAGGTCAGCAGCATACGTTACTGAACTCATCGAAAAAGTAACAACTAAAATCATTAACATCGTTTTTGCTTTCAATACTAAATCCTCCTTACAAGCAATCTTTCAATCACTTTTAAATTTGACTAAGTATTGCCCAAAAACTTTCAAAAACAAACATTCGCACAAAATAAAAAGAAACCATCCTCCCAAACAATTAAAATCAGTTTGGAAAAATGGCGTTCAAAACACATAATTTACCATAAAAAATTACTCCAAAATTTTCAGTGTTATCTGCTGTCTACCCCACTCAATCGCCCCATCATAAGTAGGAATGAACACATCAATTCGATTTCCCTTTATCGCACCACCTGTATCTCCAGCGATCGCCTCTCCGTAACCTTCCACCCACACTTTAGTACCGAGTGGAATAACCGTCGGATCCACTGCAATCACTTTTTCCTCTGGATTCGATCTTAAATCAATACCGTAAGCAGTTATTCCAATACAGCCATAGCAGTAAGCAGTGTAGGCAGTTGCCTCCACTATCATTTCTTGTCCTGGTCCATCAGGCGGTATTAAATCTGGGTGCTTAACCAATTCAGTATCGCTACTTAACACTAGCTGGTCTTTTGGGTAGATTACATGATCTGACAATCCATTCCACTCCATTAGTAAATCAACTGAAATATTATAAGTAGCCGCAATATCATATAAGTTGTCCCCATCTATTACGGTATGTATAGAAGGATCTGGAAGAACTATAGAGCTATCCTCTAAGACAGGCATATCTTCCATATGTTCATTCGGTAAATTTACTTGGTTCAATAATGGTTCTACCGCACTTGCTGTAGAAATAGTTATACTTATAAATAATAATGTAAATATCGCAATTTTAATCTTCAATGTTATACCTCCAATGTACTTTTCAATAATCCCTTATATGTATTGCCCTTAAAATGAGTCATACAAACCTTTTTGCTTATAACTAACATTAGATAGCTATTATTAGCAAAGTTAATGGTCTACTATATTTCCTAATATCTGATTTTGTTGACTGTTTTAACGTGCATCTAAACAATTTTTTTATACGAGGGTTTATATGGAAATATCTTTTTTCGATATAGAAAATAATTTTTTGTCTCATAAAAAGAAGCTGCCAAAGATAATTGGCAGCTTCTTTTTTTCTATTTAGTTGAGTCAATTTCATAATGAATTAATTAGCACTTAAATCCGAACAAATTTGATTTCCACTCCAACGCCCTTTCATGTTTCGAAGCTAGCGTAGCGATGCAGAAACAGGCGGACGCTTTTCCGCGGGCACGGCTTCAATCTCCTCGTCACTGCGTTCCTGCGGGGCTTTCAACTCGTGCTGTTCCCGTTGAAGTCGCCGCCTTGCGCTCCTATCAACGAAATCCACTTTAAATAAACGGATAAATTAATATAATTCCACATAAATATTCGTTTTTTAGATTGAAATAAGTAATTATGAAATTGACTCAGTTTCATATTAATCATTCTTTTTTTAAAATTAACCTTTCCCCAATTTAGAAAAGATTATTTCTCCATTGAGAACAATCGCTCTTGCTACGCTTTACCTTTGTATGACTAGATATTCTGTATGTTTCTGTTGCCTTTTTATTAAGTACTTAAAACAGGCCTTAGGATTTACTCTTCATAACACCAATTACCTTACCATTGATCAATACATCTTCTTTTTTCATTTGAATAGGCTCATATTTTTCATTTTCGGAAATCAGTAGAATGTAACCACCCATTGGAAGCCGATTGCTGACGGTTGACAATAACCGTATCTCCTTTATCAATTCCAGCTCCAATCATACTATCCCCTGTTACAGTAAGTGTGAAAGTATCTGTTTCTGAAACGATCCAATCCTTTGGAATTGAAAGGAAATTATCAAACTCAATGCTGACAGAAATAGGAACTCCGGCAGCTACATCCGATAAGCGGAATACTACATTTCGTATCATTATTTACAAAAAGACCGGATTCCAAATCCGTGAATTCTGCTACTTCTTCATTATCTAGATCAGTGCTACCGTGCTTCATTAATTTTTATGGATTAAAAGTAACTAGAAATAAAATCCTGCCTTTGCCAAAAAGAGCCGCTACCGGTTCTTTTTTTATTTTCTTTAATACCTAAATAGAAAAACGCGAGCCAAATATTTTGACTTACTTTTAGTAACCTTCTATACTAACAAAGGACTGAGGTAAAGACATGGCACAATGTGAAGAATCTGCTTCTCAAACGTTCAGCGCAAAGAAATGTATCATGTCATCGTTAATAACCGGGAGTCACACACTTACAGTGGAAATCAAAAAAATTTCCATTAAATAGAACTTTGGAGGGAACACATCATGAAAGTAGTTGCAATCGTAGGAAGTATCCGTGAAGATTCATTCAATTTAAAACTAGCAAAACATGTACAAGCACGCTATGCAGATAAGTTTGAGTTAGAAATCTTAGACTTAAAGCCAATCCCAATGTATAACCAAGATATCGAGTTAGATGCACCACAGGAAGTATTAGACTTCAAAGCAAAAGTAAAAGCAGCAGACGCTGTACTTTGGGTAACACCAGAATATAATTCTACAATTCCAGGTGTATTAGGAAATGCAATTGACTGGATGAGTCGTGTAGATAAAGTAATGAATGTAAAACCATCTATGATTATGGGAGCTTCTATGGGTGCTTTAGGAACTGTAAAAGCTCAAATGCACCTACGTGATATTTTGTTTGCAAGTGGCCTAAATTCACCATTACTACCAATGAACGAAGTATACGTTGGAGCAGCGCACACGAAATTTAATGATAATGGTGAATTAACAGACAAATCAACAATTGAATTTATTGATACAGTAATCGCTAACTTCCAAGAATGGATGAAAAATTACTTATAATAATGCTAAAACACCTCTTCGTGCAGAAGAGGTGTTTTCTAAGTTTAGGGATAATATTATTTGTTCAAGTTAAATATAAATGACCATACCTTCACCAGTCTATCCTTCACATTCTCGCATAATGCATCACTTTTTCGCGATCGATTTCCATAAAAAAGCCTGCTCTAATTGGAATCACCACTTCGAACTTTTCATATTTCATTTCATTCACCGTAATATCATCCTTGAATAATAAAAGTCCGAAATCTCTGCACCAAATTTCATTAATCCACCCGCTTGACAAGGCTTCAATGCGATACAATTTCCAGTACATTGCTTCGCAGTTTGAAATACGTCTTGGCCCAAACTTGTCGAAATATTTTAGGTTTCCTAAGTTCATTTTTATATGTGTGAAAAGGCACAAAAAATGCATAACAATTTATGGTACGCATTGCTTTTTTCATATAATAATTTCAACTTATTTTTATGAATGTCCAATTTTTCCAAACCATATATCCATATACCTAAGTATATATCCATACACTTAAAACAAATATCAAAAAAGTACTATAAACGAATTCCTCCAACTACTACAATAAAACGCTAATAACATTAGCGAAGCGATGTAAATTATTAATAGTTCAAACAACTAAAAAAAGCGATGAAATTGATAATTTGGAGCATGAAATTAATTTCATAACTAAAATAATTATTTTGACTTTTCTAGAAAGAAGGTGTACAAATTACTCTATACTTTGTACATAAAGGAGGATACATATGGAATATCGTTCAATTGAAGTTAATGGTGGTACTTTAGCTTACGCAGAATATGAAGGAACAAAGGGTGTAATCATAGG is drawn from Psychrobacillus sp. INOP01 and contains these coding sequences:
- a CDS encoding iron ABC transporter permease, which codes for MPNTLSKNETKYKFLMVITFVLIIIAVLISINAGYMKIPIADVIATLFGNGTPQNELTIFEFRLPRIFMALLVGLGISISGAILQGISGNPLADPGILGINAGAGFTVVLYMFFFQGTVFITGWLSIFIMPFTALIGGFIAAFLIYILSWKNGRVTPVRLILVGIGINAAFGAGLTIFQMKMEPINFMKAIVWLSGSIWGTNWTFVWTIALWLVVLIPIVLYKSRVLDVLKLGDSIAIGVGANIEKERRFLLFISVAIAGVCVSVGGGITFLGLIAPHIARRLVGASHVKSLPLSALLGALLLLLADTLGRVILAPMELPVGIVISVLGAPYFIYLLIKTT
- a CDS encoding 3D domain-containing protein: MKAKTMLMILVVTFSMSSVTYAADLAATSGGEGYEIYTSDSETDFILFDDALNLELAYDFLFEPLTYTVEKGDNLFRIALEHSISLESLLEWNNIEGDLIFPGDVLNVSEERFPETVNKVAAASTVARSSPPTNVSEESKVTVSSSIVEPASSGEEMIVTATAYTAYCEGCSGTTAYGIDLRANPDQKVIAVDPRIIPLGTKVWVEGYGEAIAGDTGGAIKGNKIDVFIPSYENAIAWGVKEVKIKVIN
- a CDS encoding 3D domain-containing protein; this encodes MKIKIAIFTLLFISITISTASAVEPLLNQVNLPNEHMEDMPVLEDSSIVLPDPSIHTVIDGDNLYDIAATYNISVDLLMEWNGLSDHVIYPKDQLVLSSDTELVKHPDLIPPDGPGQEMIVEATAYTAYCYGCIGITAYGIDLRSNPEEKVIAVDPTVIPLGTKVWVEGYGEAIAGDTGGAIKGNRIDVFIPTYDGAIEWGRQQITLKILE
- a CDS encoding LexA family transcriptional regulator encodes the protein MIRNVVFRLSDVAAGVPISVSIEFDNFLSIPKDWIVSETDTFTLTVTGDSMIGAGIDKGDTVIVNRQQSASNGWLHSTDFRK
- a CDS encoding NADPH-dependent FMN reductase, whose translation is MKVVAIVGSIREDSFNLKLAKHVQARYADKFELEILDLKPIPMYNQDIELDAPQEVLDFKAKVKAADAVLWVTPEYNSTIPGVLGNAIDWMSRVDKVMNVKPSMIMGASMGALGTVKAQMHLRDILFASGLNSPLLPMNEVYVGAAHTKFNDNGELTDKSTIEFIDTVIANFQEWMKNYL